From Sphingopyxis sp. USTB-05, the proteins below share one genomic window:
- the rplL gene encoding 50S ribosomal protein L7/L12 — protein MADLAKIVEDLSALTVLEAAELSKLLEEKWGVSAAAAVAAAPAAAAAGPAAEEQTEFDVILTGDGGNKINVIKEVRAITGLGLGEAKALVEGAPKAVKEGASKAEAEELKAKLLAAGATVELK, from the coding sequence ATGGCTGATCTCGCAAAGATCGTTGAAGACCTGTCGGCGCTGACCGTTCTGGAAGCTGCTGAACTTTCGAAGCTGCTCGAAGAAAAGTGGGGCGTTTCGGCCGCCGCTGCTGTTGCTGCCGCTCCGGCCGCTGCCGCTGCTGGCCCGGCTGCTGAAGAGCAGACCGAATTCGACGTCATCCTGACCGGTGACGGCGGCAACAAGATCAACGTGATTAAGGAAGTCCGTGCGATCACCGGCCTGGGCCTGGGCGAAGCCAAGGCGCTCGTCGAAGGCGCACCGAAGGCCGTCAAGGAAGGCGCCAGCAAGGCTGAAGCTGAAGAGCTGAAGGCGAAGCTGCTCGCCGCCGGCGCGACCGTCGAACTGAAGTAA
- a CDS encoding carotenoid oxygenase family protein: MASNVETLIRGAVVKGIGKVADFNRKRLPRPTDAHPFLSGIHKPMTEEVTLEGLRVEGEIPVSLTGRYLRNGPNPAAAPDPASYHWFTGVGMVHGIRIEGGKADWYRNRWVRGSEACAVLGEELPPGPRADGNDAPNTNVVGLAGRTFAIVEAGGKPVELGYELNTIAHNPFDGTLAGSYTAHPHHDPVTDEMHAITYRGDEQNKVWHVVLDSHAQVIREEAIAVSDGPSIHDCAITENYVLVFDLPVTFSMKMLLSGYRFPYAWNDAHQARVGLLPRKGSGDDIIWVPVEPCYVFHPANAYETADGKVIVDVVAHETMFASSKRGPDSEKSRMERWTIDPAAGTTRRAVIHDHAQEFPRYDERLTTKPYRYTYTIAIPDGVSAEWALADTRLFKHDLENGTTAIHDFGPGRHPGEFVFVPRSEIGAEDDGWLIGLVVNMNDETTALVILNADDFSGSPQAVVHLPHRVPPGFHGNWVAD; encoded by the coding sequence ATGGCAAGCAACGTCGAAACCCTGATCCGCGGCGCGGTTGTCAAAGGCATCGGCAAGGTCGCCGACTTCAACCGCAAGCGCCTCCCCCGCCCCACCGACGCGCACCCGTTCCTCTCCGGCATCCACAAACCGATGACCGAAGAGGTCACGCTGGAAGGACTGCGCGTCGAGGGCGAAATTCCCGTCAGCCTGACCGGCCGTTATCTTCGCAACGGGCCGAACCCCGCCGCGGCGCCCGATCCAGCCAGCTATCACTGGTTCACCGGCGTCGGCATGGTCCACGGCATCCGCATCGAGGGCGGCAAGGCCGACTGGTATCGCAACCGCTGGGTCCGCGGCAGCGAAGCCTGCGCCGTGCTCGGCGAAGAACTCCCCCCAGGGCCGCGCGCCGACGGCAACGATGCCCCGAACACCAATGTCGTCGGCCTCGCCGGCCGCACCTTTGCGATCGTCGAAGCGGGCGGCAAACCTGTCGAACTCGGCTATGAGCTGAACACGATTGCGCACAACCCGTTCGACGGCACGCTCGCCGGCTCTTACACCGCGCACCCGCATCACGACCCGGTGACCGACGAGATGCACGCGATCACCTATCGCGGCGACGAGCAGAACAAGGTCTGGCACGTCGTTCTCGACAGCCACGCGCAGGTGATCCGCGAGGAAGCAATTGCCGTGAGCGACGGCCCATCCATTCACGACTGCGCGATCACCGAAAATTATGTGCTCGTCTTCGACCTGCCCGTCACCTTCTCGATGAAGATGCTGCTGTCCGGATATCGCTTCCCCTATGCGTGGAATGACGCGCATCAGGCCCGCGTTGGCCTCCTCCCCAGGAAAGGCAGCGGCGACGACATCATCTGGGTGCCGGTCGAGCCTTGCTATGTCTTCCACCCGGCCAACGCCTATGAAACGGCCGACGGCAAGGTGATCGTCGACGTCGTCGCGCACGAGACGATGTTCGCAAGTTCGAAGCGCGGCCCCGACAGCGAAAAGTCGCGGATGGAGCGCTGGACCATCGATCCGGCAGCCGGCACCACGCGACGCGCCGTCATCCACGACCACGCGCAGGAATTCCCCCGCTACGACGAACGGTTGACGACAAAGCCCTACCGCTACACATACACCATCGCAATTCCCGACGGAGTGTCAGCCGAGTGGGCGCTGGCAGACACTCGGTTGTTCAAGCATGACCTGGAGAATGGCACGACAGCCATCCACGATTTCGGCCCCGGCCGTCATCCCGGCGAGTTCGTTTTCGTCCCGCGGAGCGAAATCGGCGCTGAAGATGACGGCTGGCTGATCGGGCTGGTCGTGAACATGAACGACGAGACGACCGCGCTCGTGATCCTCAACGCCGATGACTTTAGCGGGTCACCGCAAGCTGTCGTGCATCTGCCGCACCGCGTTCCTCCCGGCTTTCACGGGAACTGGGTCGCGGATTGA
- a CDS encoding NTP transferase domain-containing protein, with protein MSGSILILAGRRPGTVDALAAAHGVADKCLVPVAGRPMIAHVLESAADSSARQVFVSTHHAMLLAELDDPVVDLLGDRLIVVPAADNLADSVLAVAGVARFPLLITTADNCLLTPATIAEIESEAERLGADAGVALARREDVLAVHPEGQRRFYEFSDVAVSNCNAYWLGHPNAQRAAEAFRGGGQFVKKPFRVMRAFGLINLLRFRFGLGPIHHIFQRISRRLDVEIAPLLVSNGATAIDVDNERSLRVTEALMKRPDIVNPRPSSRESREERGAADARQLAVTR; from the coding sequence GTGAGCGGTTCGATCCTGATCCTCGCGGGACGCCGCCCAGGAACGGTCGATGCGCTGGCCGCCGCGCATGGCGTCGCCGACAAATGCCTTGTCCCTGTCGCGGGGCGGCCCATGATTGCCCATGTTCTGGAAAGCGCCGCCGACAGCAGTGCCCGGCAGGTGTTCGTTTCGACGCATCACGCGATGTTGCTCGCCGAGTTGGACGATCCGGTCGTCGATCTTCTCGGCGACCGTCTGATCGTCGTTCCCGCCGCTGACAATCTGGCGGATTCGGTTCTCGCAGTCGCCGGGGTGGCGCGCTTCCCGCTGTTGATCACGACGGCCGACAATTGCCTGCTCACCCCTGCAACGATTGCAGAGATCGAATCCGAGGCGGAACGGCTGGGTGCCGATGCCGGGGTCGCGTTGGCGCGGCGTGAGGATGTGCTGGCGGTTCATCCCGAAGGCCAGCGGCGCTTTTATGAATTTTCGGACGTCGCGGTGTCGAACTGCAACGCCTATTGGCTTGGGCATCCGAATGCACAGCGTGCGGCAGAGGCGTTTCGCGGTGGCGGACAGTTCGTTAAGAAGCCCTTTCGGGTGATGCGGGCGTTCGGCCTTATCAACCTGCTTCGTTTCAGGTTCGGCCTTGGTCCGATCCATCACATCTTTCAGCGCATTTCGCGCCGTCTGGACGTCGAAATCGCCCCGCTGCTGGTGAGCAACGGGGCGACGGCGATCGATGTCGACAATGAAAGGTCGCTGCGGGTGACCGAGGCGCTGATGAAGCGCCCCGATATCGTCAATCCGCGACCCAGTTCCCGTGAAAGCCGGGAGGAACGCGGTGCGGCAGATGCACGACAGCTTGCGGTGACCCGCTAA
- a CDS encoding phosphoribosylglycinamide synthetase, producing MKTTDLVPTRLPSHLRETRRMLFIAKHARWTGGLHADDGNHAIYHREMRETLEGLGIALLVADSYAALFDRPAADFVFPLLNRGGFFNSEMLLPLLCNQHGLPYLGASPIVRGLSDDKHLTKLEAAARGVPTAPWALFRRGAPVDVSRCPPARRWVIKPNNSSASWGVRDAHDRGQLAQAVAEIHALDHDALVEPFIDGSDIEVPVITLDGEPAMLPMMIFEQADPTQLRTYQEKRDLVGNVGYSIKRFDDPAIALQIVEYTKRMADVFRPFDYGRFEFRVDHTTGDVRLLEVNLNCNLWSEKLFSRSAVAAGFTHASLIETIVAESMLRQIAPAAAQRSAA from the coding sequence ATGAAAACGACCGATCTCGTCCCGACCCGGCTGCCGTCGCATCTGCGCGAAACCCGGCGGATGCTTTTCATTGCCAAGCATGCGCGCTGGACCGGCGGACTGCACGCCGATGATGGCAATCACGCGATCTATCACCGCGAGATGCGCGAGACGCTGGAAGGGCTTGGCATCGCTTTGCTGGTCGCCGACAGCTATGCCGCGCTGTTCGACCGGCCGGCAGCCGATTTCGTCTTTCCGTTGCTCAACCGCGGTGGCTTCTTCAATTCCGAAATGCTGCTGCCGCTGCTTTGCAACCAGCATGGCCTGCCATATCTCGGCGCCTCCCCGATCGTGCGCGGCCTGTCCGACGATAAGCATCTGACCAAGCTGGAGGCGGCGGCGCGCGGCGTACCTACCGCGCCTTGGGCGTTATTTCGCCGCGGCGCTCCAGTCGATGTTTCGCGCTGCCCGCCGGCGCGGCGCTGGGTAATCAAGCCGAACAACAGCTCCGCATCCTGGGGTGTGCGTGACGCGCATGACCGGGGGCAACTTGCGCAGGCGGTCGCCGAAATCCACGCGCTCGACCATGATGCGCTCGTCGAACCCTTTATCGACGGCAGCGACATCGAGGTGCCGGTGATCACTTTGGACGGCGAGCCGGCGATGCTGCCGATGATGATTTTCGAACAGGCCGATCCAACCCAGCTTCGCACCTATCAGGAAAAGCGCGACCTGGTCGGCAACGTCGGATACAGCATCAAGCGGTTCGACGACCCGGCGATCGCTTTGCAGATTGTCGAATATACAAAGCGGATGGCCGATGTCTTTCGGCCGTTCGACTATGGCCGGTTCGAATTCCGCGTCGATCACACGACCGGCGATGTCCGGCTGCTCGAGGTCAATCTCAACTGCAATCTCTGGTCCGAAAAGCTGTTCTCGCGCTCCGCCGTCGCGGCGGGTTTCACTCACGCGTCGCTGATCGAAACGATCGTAGCCGAAAGCATGCTCCGCCAGATCGCGCCGGCAGCGGCACAGCGGAGTGCCGCGTGA
- a CDS encoding TetR/AcrR family transcriptional regulator: protein MANKDNSVNIKSDGAKVAGAYHHGDLRAAVIAAGLKRLGEGDSAELGLRALARDVGVSATALYRHFPDKEALLDALADEGLRRLGALQAQAWLKAGGGIGGFKATGIAYVRFAHDEPALFRLSFTRQMPERCPDGSNDGGEVAYNLLRAGVGEALPGVEDPDTAALHAWALVHGLAMLILDRRIEWDEAKVTEVVGLTFGGVG, encoded by the coding sequence ATGGCAAACAAAGATAACAGTGTCAACATAAAAAGCGACGGCGCCAAGGTGGCCGGCGCCTATCATCATGGCGACCTGCGCGCGGCGGTGATCGCGGCGGGGCTCAAGCGGCTGGGCGAGGGCGACAGCGCCGAACTGGGCCTGCGCGCGCTCGCCCGCGATGTCGGGGTCAGCGCGACTGCGCTATACCGGCACTTCCCCGACAAGGAGGCGCTGCTCGACGCGCTTGCCGACGAGGGGCTGCGGCGGCTGGGCGCGCTTCAGGCGCAGGCCTGGCTGAAGGCAGGCGGTGGGATCGGGGGCTTTAAGGCGACGGGCATCGCCTATGTCCGCTTTGCCCATGACGAGCCGGCGCTGTTCCGCCTGAGCTTCACGCGCCAGATGCCCGAACGCTGCCCCGATGGCAGCAACGACGGCGGCGAGGTCGCCTATAATCTGCTCCGCGCCGGAGTGGGCGAGGCGCTTCCCGGCGTCGAAGACCCGGATACTGCGGCGCTGCACGCCTGGGCGCTGGTCCACGGTCTGGCGATGCTGATTCTCGATCGGCGCATCGAATGGGATGAGGCGAAGGTCACCGAAGTTGTCGGCCTGACCTTTGGCGGGGTTGGCTGA